The following proteins come from a genomic window of Panicum hallii strain FIL2 chromosome 8, PHallii_v3.1, whole genome shotgun sequence:
- the LOC112903033 gene encoding LOW QUALITY PROTEIN: DJ-1 protein homolog E-like (The sequence of the model RefSeq protein was modified relative to this genomic sequence to represent the inferred CDS: inserted 3 bases in 3 codons), translating into MAPSRKILMLCGDYMEDYEAAVSLYALAALGXAVDCVAPGKQPGESCLTAVHEFLGFELYTELPGHRLAVTADFAAAAADPSRYDGLVVPGGRFTEHLSADDAVVELVSAFAGMRRPVVLTCHSQLLLAAAGAMGGVRCTAFFSMRPVVELAGGTWVDPXPFGLCVADGHVLSAIGWPAHAEIIAKLLAAMGGRVGGGSGKAVLILCADYXDDYEANVPFRALAGVGCRVEAACPTKRRGEPCVTAVYDAPAAQGAACEERRSHNFAVTADWADVGADGFDCVVVPGGRAPELLATHEKAVALVWEFAGKGKVVASIDQGHLLLAAAGLLGGSKCASGVPMRVVSRLAGAEAVETRGAVADGKLVTAASWPDLAPFVARIVDLLGITVSF; encoded by the exons ATGGCGCCCtcccgcaagatcctcatgctctgCGGAGACTACATGGAGGACTACGAGGCCGCCGTCTCGCTCTACGCGCTCGCCGCCCTCG TCGCCGTCGACTGCGTCGCGCCGGGCAAGCAGCCCGGCGAGTCCTGCCTCACCGCCGTCCACGAGTTCCTCGGCTTCGAG CTCTACACGGAGCTCCCGGGCCACCGGCTCGCGGTCACCGCCGActtcgccgccgcggcggcggaccCGTCGCGCTACGACGGGCTCGTCGTCCCGGGCGGGCGGTTCACGGAGCATCTCAGCGCGGACGACGCGGTTGTCGAGCTCGTCTCGGCGTTCGCGGGGATGCGGCGGCCCGTCGTGCTGACGTGCCACAGCCAGCTGCTGCTCGCCGCGGCGGGGGCCATGGGTGGGGTCCGGTGCACGGCGTTCTTCAGCATGCGGCCCGTCGTGGAGCTCGCCGGCGGGACGTGGGTCGACC GACCCTTCGGCCTCTGCGTCGCGGACGGGCACGTGCTCTCCGCCATCGGGTGGCCCGCGCACGCCGAGATCATCGCCAAGCTCCTCGCCGCCATGGGCgggcgcgtcggcggcggcagcggcaagGCCGTCCTCATCCTCTGCGCC GACT GTGACGACTACGAGGCGAACGTGCCGTTCCGGGCGCTGGCCGGCGTGGGCTGCCGCGTCGAGGCCGCGTGCCCGACCAAGCGCAGGGGCGAGCCCTGCGTCACCGCGGTCTACGACGCGCCCGCCGCGCAGGGCGCCGCGTGCGAGGAGAGGCGCAGCCACAACTTCGCGGTGACCGCGGACTGGGCGGACGTGGGCGCCGACGGCTTCGACTGCGTGGTCGTCCCCGGCGGCCGGGCGCCCGAGCTGCTGGCGACCCACGAGAAGGCGGTGGCGCTGGTCTGGGAGTTCGCGGGCAAGGGGAAGGTGGTGGCCAGCATCGACCAGGGCCACCTGCTCCTCGCCGCGGCGGGGCTGCTCGGGGGCAGTAAGTGCGCGAGCGGGGTGCCAATGAGGGTGGTCTCGAGGCTGGCCGGGGCCGAGGCCGTGGAGACACGAGGGGCGGTCGCCGACGGGAAGCTCGTGACGGCGGCGAGCTGGCCGGACCTAGCGCCGTTCGTGGCTCGCATCGTCGACCTCCTCGGCATCACCGTCTCGTTCTGA
- the LOC112903224 gene encoding keratin-associated protein 5-1-like, whose product MVSGAAGLKAAAAFAALAVLVMSSQGHPRKKPLCSDCGSLCNANCTAMVAEKCRNECSFQFACDQCKSQVHQSCCQNFCSSSNGTSSYSCCPNGCVGADCATCSCDYCDTGFENSCTSPCSDRYCMLCTWGIQEQCLPSCVSDCNNNCVKKDC is encoded by the coding sequence ATGGTTTCAGGCGCAGCAGGCCTTAAGGCAGCGGCCGCCTTTGCCGCTCTCGCGGTGCTGGTCATGTCTTCCCAGGGGCATCCGAGGAAGAAGCCCTTATGCAGCGACTGTGGATCGCTGTGCAATGCCAACTGCACTGCCATGGTTGCCGAAAAGTGCAGGAATGAGTGCAGCTTCCAGTTCGCTTGCGACCAATGCAAATCCCAGGTCCACCAGTCCTGCTGCCAGAACTTCTGCAGCAGTAGCAATGGCACAAGTAGCTATTCCTGCTGCCCTAACGGCTGTGTGGGCGCCGACTGCGCGACCTGCAGCTGTGACTACTGCGACACCGGCTTTGAAAATAGTTGCACGTCCCCCTGCAGCGACCGATACTGCATGCTTTGCACATGGGGGATTCAAGAACAGTGCTTGCCCTCTTGCGTCAGCGACTGCAACAATAACTGCGTGAAGAAAGATTGTTGA
- the LOC112903275 gene encoding pathogenesis-related protein PR-4-like: MEPNGIRYYSRAPASAVLLAVLLALASWTLPSASAQGASGVTATYIAYNAPSVNWELGAVSASCAARDEDKPPEWRSRYWWAAFCGPAGPRGDAACGRCVRVANAATGAQATVRVVDDCGRANGGAALGMDTPVFYQIDTDGSGMANGQLEVNYQFVDCQD; the protein is encoded by the coding sequence ATGGAGCCGAACGGCATCAGGTACTACTCCCGCGCGCCGGCGTCCGCCGTGCTCTTGGCGGTGCTGCTGGCTCTGGCGTCCTGGACGCTGCCGTCGGCGTCAGCGCAGGGCGCGAGCGGCGTGACGGCGACGTACATCGCCTACAACGCGCCGTCGGTGAACTGGGAGCTGGGCGCGGTGTCGGCGTCGTGTGCGGCGCGGGACGAGGACAAGCCGCCGGAGTGGCGGTCACGGTACTGGTGGGCGGCGTTCTGCGGGCCGGCGGGGCCGCGCGGGGACGCCGCGTGCGGGCGGTGCGTCCGGGTGGCGAACGCGGCCACGGGCGCGCAGGCCACGGTGCGGGTGGTGGACGACTGCGGCAGGGccaacggcggcgcggcgctcgggaTGGACACGCCCGTGTTCTACCAGATCGACACCGACGGCAGCGGCATGGCCAACGGGCAGCTCGAGGTGAACTaccagttcgtcgactgccagGACTAG